One Cricetulus griseus strain 17A/GY chromosome 5, alternate assembly CriGri-PICRH-1.0, whole genome shotgun sequence genomic window carries:
- the LOC113831736 gene encoding immunoglobulin heavy variable 3-48, with protein sequence MDLGLIWLFLVFTLKGVQCEAQLVESGGGLVQTGKSLKLSCAASGFTFSSYWMNWVRQAPGKGLEWVAHINENSGTINYADAVKDRFTISRDNAKNALYLQMNNLKSEDTASYYCARRTVRL encoded by the exons ATGGACTTGGGGCTTATTTGGCTTTTCCTTGTCTTTACTTTAAAGG gtgtccagTGTGAGGCACAGCTGGTGGAGTCTGGAGGAGGCTTAGTGCAGActggaaagtccctgaaactctcctgtgcagcctctggattcaccttcagtaGCTACTGGATGAACTGGGTTcgccaggctccagggaaggggctggagtgggtcgCACATATTAATGAAAACAGTGGTACCATCAACTATGCCGACGCTGTGAAGGACcgattcaccatctccagagacaatgcCAAGAACGCCCTGTACCTGCAAATGAACAATCTCAAGTCTGAGGACACAGCCTCCTATTACTGTGCAAGACGCACA GTCCGTCTTTAG